One Hevea brasiliensis isolate MT/VB/25A 57/8 chromosome 5, ASM3005281v1, whole genome shotgun sequence genomic region harbors:
- the LOC110656833 gene encoding putative calcium-transporting ATPase 13, plasma membrane-type, with translation MLLRSRKTGGNAMPDQEISLPAKRNQRRWRMAFTAIYFTRVLVSLSKKVLDNQTRLLRSLSYVAIDVNSPRPIPGPFDGIDQKTLTEMVKKRSFESLQQLGGAKQVAAILLTDEKDGISGDEADLMHRREVFGANRHQKPPSKSFISFVFEAFKDTTIIILLVCAILSLGFGIKQHGPKDGWYDGGSIIVAIVLVIVVSSVSNFKQSKQFERLSDASSDIKVQVVRDGRHQPISIFDIVVGDIVSLKIGDQIPADGLFLYGYSLKVDESSITGESDHVEVNGTLNPFLISGTKVMDGFGSMLVTSVGMNTAWGEMMSSITRILEEQTPLQARLDKLASHIGRVGLSVAILVLAVLMIRYFTGSTRDENGKREYKGSKTRVSDIVNSVVEMIAAAVTILVVAIPEGLPLAVTLTLAYSMMRMIKDNAMVRKLSACETMGSATTICTDKTGTLTLNKMTVTEFWLGKELIKDDSSKAIEPEIFKLLQEGVALNTTGTVDTTHASSIPEISGSPTETAILSWAVFDLNMNINETKQNCEVIHVEAFNSEKKRSGILTRKIEDREFHTHWKGAAEMILALCSNYCVGSGALKGMNADDRLEFEKIIQCMAAKSLRCLAFAYKKVTHDNEEEVSKKLEEAELTLLGFVGLKDPCRPGVRTAVESCKNAGVNVKMITGDNLLTARSIAFECGILHPDDDIEKAVVEGSQFRNYSPEERMTRIEDIRVMARSSPFDKLLMVHCLKQKGHVVGVTGDGTNDAPALKEADIGLAMGIQGTEVAKESADIIILDDNFTSVVTVLRWGRSVSNNIQKFLQFQLTVNVAALAINFVAAVSFGNVPLTAVQLLWVNLVMDTLGALALATEQPTNDLMAKPPMGRSEPLITKIMWRNLIAQALYQLAVLLTLEFKANSIFGVNERIKNTIIFNTFVLCQVFNEFNARNMEKKNIFKGIHRNKLFIVIIGITIVLQVLMVELLTRFAGTERLNWGQWGACIGIAAVSWPIGFLAKCIPVSGKQLQNK, from the coding sequence ATGCTTTTGAGGTCCCGAAAAACTGGAGGAAACGCCATGCCTGATCAGGAAATTTCCTTGCCGGCAAAGCGCAACCAGCGAAGATGGAGGATGGCCTTCACAGCCATTTACTTCACAAGGGTTCTTGTTTCCCTGTCCAAGAAAGTTCTTGACAACCAGACCAGGCTCTTGCGTTCCCTCTCCTATGTTGCCATCGATGTCAATTCCCCACGTCCCATACCTGGGCCTTTTGATGGTATTGATCAGAAAACATTGACTGAGATGGTAAAAAAGAGAAGCTTTGAATCCCTGCAACAACTAGGAGGAGCCAAACAGGTCGCTGCAATTCTTCTGACTGATGAAAAGGACGGTATAAGCGGTGACGAGGCTGATCTAATGCACAGAAGAGAGGTATTTGGCGCCAACAGGCACCAGAAACCGCCTTCAAAAAGCTTCATTAGCTTTGTCTTTGAAGCATTCAAAGATACAACCATTATCATTCTTTTAGTCTGTGCCATTTTGTCTCTGGGCTTTGGCATTAAACAGCATGGCCCAAAAGATGGCTGGTATGATGGTGGGAGCATCATTGTTGCCATCGTACTTGTTATTGTTGTCTCCTCTGTGAGCAACTTCAAGCAATCCAAGCAATTTGAGAGGCTATCAGATGCCAGCAGTGATATAAAGGTGCAAGTAGTGAGAGATGGAAGGCACCAACCAATATCTATATTTGATATTGTGGTGGGTGATATCGTTTCTTTGAAGATTGGAGATCAGATACCAGCTGATGGCTTGTTCTTGTATGGTTATTCTTTGAAGGTGGACGAGTCCAGTATTACAGGTGAAAGCGACCATGTTGAGGTCAATGGCACCTTAAACCCATTCCTGATTTCTGGAACAAAGGTGATGGATGGGTTTGGTTCGATGCTTGTTACATCCGTTGGCATGAATACAGCCTGGGGTGAGATGATGAGTTCCATAACCCGGATTTTGGAGGAGCAGACCCCATTACAAGCACGCCTTGATAAACTGGCTTCTCATATTGGCCGGGTTGGATTGTCAGTGGCTATACTCGTTCTTGCAGTTCTGATGATTCGTTACTTTACTGGAAGCACCAGAGATGAAAATGGAAAGAGAGAGTACAAAGGAAGCAAGACAAGAGTCAGTGATATAGTCAATTCAGTTGTGGAGATGATTGCAGCTGCAGTGACCATTTTAGTGGTTGCAATTCCAGAAGGTCTGCCTCTAGCTGTAACTCTAACTCTGGCCTACTCTATGATGCGAATGATAAAAGATAATGCCATGGTTCGTAAACTTTCTGCCTGTGAAACAATGGGTTCAGCTACAACAATCTGCACAGATAAAACAGGGACTCTTACTTTGAACAAGATGACAGTTACAGAATTTTGGCTCGGAAAAGAGCTAATTAAGGATGATTCTTCAAAGGCAATAGAACCAGAGATCTTCAAGTTGCTACAGGAGGGGGTTGCCTTAAACACAACAGGTACCGTTGATACGACACATGCTTCATCAATTCCTGAGATttctggcagtccaacagaaacGGCAATACTTTCTTGGGCTGTTtttgatttaaatatgaatatcaATGAGACAAAACAAAATTGTGAAGTAATACATGTAGAGGCATTTAATTCAGAGAAAAAAAGAAGTGGGATATTAACGAGGAAAATTGAAGACAGAGAATTTCATACCCATTGGAAGGGAGCAGCCGAGATGATATTAGCCTTGTGTTCAAATTATTGTGTAGGAAGTGGAGCACTAAAAGGAATGAATGCAGATGATAGATTGGAGTTTGAAAAAATAATTCAGTGTATGGCAGCCAAAAGCCTGAGATGTCTTGCCTTTGCCTACAAAAAAGTCACACATGATAATGAGGAGGAGGTATCTAAGAAGCTTGAAGAAGCTGAACTCACCTTACTGGGGTTTGTGGGACTGAAGGACCCATGTCGTCCAGGGGTTAGAACAGCAGTAGAATCATGTAAGAATGCAGGGGTGAATGTTAAAATGATCACTGGTGACAACTTGCTCACAGCAAGATCTATAGCTTTTGAATGTGGAATTCTTCATCCTGATGACGACATAGAAAAAGCTGTAGTGGAAGGTTCACAATTCAGAAATTACTCCCCTGAAGAGAGAATGACAAGGATCGAAGATATTCGAGTAATGGCAAGATCATCCCCATTTGACAAACTTCTGATGGTACACTGCTTGAAACAGAAAGGCCATGTGGTAGGAGTCACTGGTGATGGCACAAACGATGCTCCTGCGCTAAAGGAAGCAGATATTGGGCTTGCCATGGGAATTCAAGGGACAGAGGTGGCAAAGGAGAGCGCAGACATAATTATCTTGGATGATAACTTTACCTCTGTAGTGACAGTATTGCGGTGGGGAAGAAGTGTCTCCAATAACATTCAAAAGTTCCTTCAGTTTCAACTCACGGTCAATGTTGCAGCTCTCGCTATCAACTTTGTTGCAGCTGTTTCTTTCGGTAACGTCCCTTTAACTGCAGTTCAGCTATTGTGGGTGAACCTCGTTATGGACACCTTGGGAGCACTAGCCTTGGCCACTGAGCAGCCCACCAATGATCTCATGGCAAAGCCACCTATGGGTAGATCAGAGCCACTTATCACCAAAATCATGTGGAGGAATCTCATTGCCCAAGCCTTGTATCAGTTAGCCGTCTTGCTTACTCTAGAATTTAAAGCAAATTCCATCTTTGGTGTGAATGAGAGGATAAAGAATACTATCATCTTCAATACTTTTGTCCTGTGtcaagtctttaatgagttcaatGCAAGGAATATGGAAAAGAAGAATATATTCAAAGGGATACATAGGAACAAATTGTTTATAGTGATCATTGGAATTACCATAGTTCTTCAAGTGCTGATGGTTGAGCTTCTGACGAGATTTGCCGGTACGGAGAGGTTAAATTGGGGGCAATGGGGTGCTTGCATTGGCATTGCAGCTGTGTCTTGGCCAATTGGTTTTCTAGCCAAGTGCATTCCAGTTTCTGGAAAGCAGCTTCAAAACAAATAG